Proteins encoded by one window of Salirhabdus salicampi:
- the dxs gene encoding 1-deoxy-D-xylulose-5-phosphate synthase, producing MDLKSIQDPKFLKKMEIEELNRLAHDIREFLITNLAKTGGHLGPNLGVVELTLALHKVYDSPKDKFIWDVGHQSYVHKILTGRANQFDTLKQYKGLSGFPKRNESEHDHWETGHSSTSLSAAMGMAIARDMKKEDHAVVPVIGDGALTGGMALEALNHIGHEQKDVTVILNDNEMSIAPNVGALHNMLSRVRSAHKYNRVKDETELLLKKIPAVGGRLANAAERIKDGMKYFVVPGMFFEELGFTYFGPVDGHNIESLIGHLRYAKKTKGPVIVHVITKKGKGYHPAETDKIGDWHGVGPYKIESGQSVKKSAKGPAWSKVVSGTLSKIAREDERVVAITPAMTVGSKLEDFKKEFPDRLFDVGIAEQHATTMAAGIATQGMKPFLSIYSTFLQRGYDQVVHDVCRQNLNVIFGIDRAGLVGADGETHQGVFDIAFLRHVPNMVLMMPKDENECQHMVQTAIDYDEGPIAIRYPRGNASGMKMDEHLQTIPVGSWEVLKEGNEAVILTFGTTIDLALEAREILAEQDISVRVVNARFIKPLDEKMMAQILSDNLPILTIEEHVLQGGFGSAVLEHIQKKGFRFTQNVDRIGIPDRFIEHGSVNELWAEIDLTTEHVVRKIKALIPRKQQRA from the coding sequence ATGGATCTAAAATCCATTCAAGATCCTAAATTTTTAAAAAAGATGGAAATCGAAGAATTAAATCGGCTTGCCCACGACATTCGCGAATTTTTAATTACGAATTTGGCAAAGACAGGAGGGCATTTAGGGCCTAACTTAGGCGTAGTTGAATTAACATTGGCACTCCATAAGGTTTATGATAGTCCTAAGGATAAATTCATATGGGATGTTGGTCATCAATCTTATGTCCATAAGATTTTAACCGGGAGAGCTAACCAATTTGATACGTTAAAACAATACAAAGGATTAAGTGGTTTTCCAAAGCGGAACGAAAGTGAACACGATCATTGGGAAACAGGACATAGTTCCACTTCTTTATCGGCTGCAATGGGGATGGCTATTGCCCGGGATATGAAGAAAGAAGACCATGCTGTTGTTCCGGTAATTGGTGACGGAGCCCTTACAGGTGGAATGGCACTTGAAGCGTTAAATCATATTGGGCATGAACAAAAAGATGTAACGGTTATATTAAATGACAATGAAATGTCTATTGCCCCAAATGTTGGTGCCCTTCATAACATGTTAAGTCGTGTACGAAGTGCCCATAAATATAATCGGGTGAAAGATGAAACGGAACTGTTGCTGAAAAAAATTCCAGCTGTAGGTGGACGTTTAGCTAATGCAGCCGAACGGATTAAAGATGGCATGAAATACTTTGTAGTGCCAGGTATGTTTTTTGAAGAACTAGGCTTTACCTACTTTGGTCCTGTAGATGGTCATAATATAGAAAGTTTAATTGGCCATTTACGCTATGCCAAAAAGACAAAAGGCCCAGTGATTGTCCATGTCATTACGAAAAAGGGAAAAGGCTATCACCCGGCCGAAACAGATAAAATTGGGGATTGGCACGGTGTTGGCCCATACAAGATTGAATCGGGTCAATCGGTAAAGAAGAGTGCGAAAGGTCCGGCATGGAGTAAAGTTGTTAGTGGTACGTTAAGTAAAATTGCCCGTGAAGATGAGCGAGTTGTCGCGATTACTCCAGCTATGACAGTTGGGTCAAAGTTAGAAGATTTTAAAAAGGAATTCCCTGATCGTCTATTTGATGTTGGAATTGCCGAACAACATGCTACAACAATGGCAGCAGGAATAGCTACGCAAGGGATGAAACCATTTTTATCCATTTACTCCACGTTTTTACAACGGGGTTATGACCAAGTGGTTCACGACGTATGTAGACAAAATTTAAATGTTATATTTGGTATTGATCGGGCAGGGCTTGTAGGGGCTGACGGTGAGACCCACCAAGGTGTGTTTGACATTGCGTTTCTACGACATGTTCCGAATATGGTATTAATGATGCCTAAAGATGAAAATGAATGTCAACATATGGTGCAAACCGCAATAGATTATGATGAAGGCCCGATTGCAATACGTTACCCAAGGGGTAATGCAAGTGGTATGAAAATGGATGAACATTTACAAACTATTCCCGTTGGAAGTTGGGAAGTTTTAAAAGAAGGTAATGAAGCCGTCATATTAACTTTTGGAACTACGATTGACTTGGCGTTAGAAGCGCGTGAAATATTAGCCGAACAAGACATTTCTGTTCGTGTAGTCAATGCTCGCTTCATAAAACCCCTTGATGAGAAGATGATGGCACAAATCCTGAGTGACAATTTGCCTATACTAACGATAGAAGAGCATGTGTTACAAGGTGGATTTGGCAGTGCTGTCTTAGAACATATTCAAAAAAAGGGTTTCCGTTTCACACAAAATGTTGACCGTATCGGAATTCCAGACCGTTTTATTGAACATGGAAGTGTTAACGAACTTTGGGCGGAAATTGATTTAACGACCGAACACGTTGTACGTAAAATAAAAGCACTAATACCGAGAAAACAACAAAGGGCTTGA
- a CDS encoding aspartate kinase, whose protein sequence is MKVVKFGGSSVATAEMLKKVANIVTSDQDRKFVVVSAPGKRSSDDIKVTDLFIELGEKAFSGEDIGYTKDQIINRFADITNELQLSNAVLNEISDQIDYILQSENVKHKIDSLKAMGEDSLARVLSEYLQLLGVNATYINPKEAGITVSDEPGGAQVLDESYPKLYELREKQGIIVIPGFFGYTKAGDLLTFPRGGSDITGSIVAAGVKADLYENFTDVDSVYCVNPNIVENPKEIKSLTYKEMRELSYAGFSVFHDEALIPAFQAKIPVCIKNTNNPEKPGTMIVSTKPEDNDGVVTGIASDTGFISIYVSKYLLNREVGFGKHLLQILVDEGISFEHVPSGIDDMSVIIRESELPKEKEDAVVHRIKEELNVDTVTIERDLAMIMIVGEGMNSTFGMASKATDAFKNAEVNIEMINQGSSEVSMMFGIKAEGLERSVQELYKQFFG, encoded by the coding sequence ATGAAGGTCGTAAAATTTGGTGGAAGTTCTGTAGCAACTGCAGAAATGTTAAAGAAAGTAGCAAACATTGTAACAAGTGATCAGGATCGGAAATTTGTTGTTGTATCGGCACCAGGGAAACGGTCCAGTGACGATATCAAAGTAACAGACTTGTTTATCGAGCTTGGAGAAAAAGCCTTTTCCGGGGAAGATATCGGTTATACGAAAGATCAAATTATAAATCGTTTCGCTGATATTACGAATGAACTCCAACTATCGAACGCAGTTCTAAATGAGATTAGTGACCAAATTGATTACATTTTACAAAGTGAAAATGTAAAGCACAAGATCGATTCATTAAAAGCAATGGGAGAAGACTCATTAGCTAGAGTGTTAAGTGAATATTTACAGCTCCTAGGCGTAAACGCAACCTACATAAACCCAAAGGAAGCAGGTATAACCGTAAGTGATGAGCCTGGTGGTGCACAAGTTCTTGATGAGAGTTATCCTAAACTGTACGAGTTAAGGGAAAAACAAGGAATCATTGTCATACCTGGATTTTTCGGATATACAAAAGCTGGAGACTTGCTGACGTTCCCGCGTGGTGGCTCTGATATAACAGGTTCTATTGTCGCTGCTGGTGTAAAAGCGGACCTATATGAAAATTTTACTGATGTTGACTCTGTTTATTGTGTGAATCCAAATATTGTAGAGAACCCAAAGGAAATTAAATCACTAACGTATAAGGAAATGCGAGAACTATCATATGCTGGTTTTTCTGTGTTTCATGATGAGGCACTCATACCAGCTTTCCAAGCTAAGATTCCAGTGTGCATTAAAAATACGAATAACCCAGAAAAGCCTGGTACAATGATTGTTTCAACTAAGCCAGAAGATAATGATGGGGTTGTGACGGGAATTGCAAGTGATACAGGGTTTATTAGTATATATGTTAGCAAATATTTATTAAACAGAGAGGTTGGCTTCGGGAAACATTTACTGCAAATTCTTGTGGATGAAGGGATTTCCTTTGAACATGTTCCGTCTGGTATTGATGACATGTCTGTCATTATTCGAGAAAGCGAACTACCAAAAGAAAAAGAAGATGCGGTTGTTCACCGTATTAAAGAAGAACTAAATGTTGATACCGTTACTATAGAGCGAGACTTAGCAATGATTATGATTGTTGGGGAAGGCATGAATAGTACATTTGGAATGGCGAGTAAAGCAACCGATGCCTTTAAAAATGCTGAAGTGAATATTGAAATGATTAACCAAGGCTCTTCCGAAGTTTCCATGATGTTCGGGATTAAGGCTGAAGGATTAGAGCGGTCAGTACAAGAGCTTTATAAACAATTTTTTGGCTAA
- a CDS encoding TlyA family RNA methyltransferase, whose translation MKKKKVRLDILLVEKGFCETREKAKRTIMAGMVYSDQVRLDKPGEKVEPDISIEIKGKVMPYVSRGGLKLEKALQSFQISVEGKVMLDIGSSTGGFTDCALQNGAKLSYAIDVGTNQLDWKLRSDDRVIVMEKTNFRYVTPEDLKGDTPNFATIDVSFISLKRIFPVLRKLLLPNSDVIALVKPQFEAGREQVGKKGIVREAKIHEQVLEDIVTFSIEEGYDIEHITYSPITGGDGNIEFLLHLKWNNKTKGELSPDVNIHDTVAEAHTTLQKKRS comes from the coding sequence ATGAAGAAAAAAAAAGTGAGATTAGACATTTTACTCGTTGAAAAGGGATTTTGTGAAACGAGGGAAAAAGCAAAAAGGACAATTATGGCGGGCATGGTTTATTCAGACCAAGTGCGGTTAGACAAGCCTGGAGAAAAAGTGGAACCTGACATCTCAATTGAAATTAAAGGAAAAGTAATGCCTTATGTCAGTCGAGGCGGATTGAAATTAGAAAAGGCATTACAGTCATTTCAAATTTCCGTGGAAGGCAAAGTTATGTTAGATATTGGCTCATCAACGGGTGGTTTTACAGATTGCGCCTTGCAAAACGGTGCGAAATTAAGCTACGCAATTGATGTTGGGACAAATCAGTTGGATTGGAAATTAAGAAGTGATGATCGGGTTATCGTAATGGAGAAAACAAACTTTCGTTACGTAACACCGGAAGATTTAAAAGGTGATACACCGAATTTTGCAACGATAGATGTTTCATTTATATCGTTAAAACGCATTTTCCCTGTTCTACGTAAGCTCTTACTTCCAAATAGCGATGTGATTGCGCTTGTGAAGCCTCAGTTTGAAGCAGGTCGGGAGCAAGTAGGAAAAAAAGGTATTGTGCGAGAAGCCAAAATTCATGAACAGGTGTTAGAGGATATTGTGACTTTTTCGATTGAAGAAGGATATGATATAGAGCATATAACCTATTCCCCAATCACTGGTGGAGATGGCAATATCGAGTTTTTATTACACTTAAAATGGAATAATAAAACTAAAGGGGAATTATCACCAGACGTGAATATTCATGATACTGTAGCCGAAGCGCATACCACATTGCAAAAGAAGCGAAGTTAA
- the ahrC gene encoding transcriptional regulator AhrC/ArgR codes for MNKGQRHIKIRELIAENEIETQDELVDRLKNLGYNVTQATVSRDIKELHLVKVPMANGRYKYSLPADQRFNPLNKLKRLLIDSFIKIDTASHFIILKTLPGNAQAVGVLIDNLDWNEIMGTICGDDTCLIICRSEEDTLTIRDQFLEML; via the coding sequence ATGAATAAAGGGCAAAGACATATAAAAATTCGGGAACTCATTGCCGAAAATGAAATTGAAACACAGGACGAGCTAGTCGACCGCCTGAAAAATTTAGGCTATAACGTTACACAAGCTACTGTGTCACGTGATATAAAGGAACTTCATTTAGTGAAAGTACCAATGGCGAATGGACGTTATAAATATAGCCTACCGGCAGATCAACGATTTAATCCGTTAAATAAGTTGAAACGCCTTCTCATTGATTCGTTCATTAAAATTGATACGGCCAGCCACTTTATTATCTTAAAAACACTACCTGGAAATGCCCAAGCTGTAGGAGTTCTAATTGATAATTTAGACTGGAATGAAATTATGGGAACAATTTGTGGTGACGATACGTGTTTAATTATTTGTAGATCTGAGGAAGATACATTAACAATTCGAGATCAATTTTTAGAAATGTTATAA
- a CDS encoding exodeoxyribonuclease VII small subunit yields the protein MSEVKQENISFEEAIEKLEQIVEKLEESDVPLEKAIDYYQEGMKLSKYCNDKLSKVEKQMEQVLNDHGELKPFSVEKEEEA from the coding sequence ATGAGTGAGGTTAAGCAAGAAAACATTTCTTTTGAAGAAGCGATTGAAAAGTTAGAGCAAATCGTTGAAAAATTAGAGGAAAGCGATGTTCCTTTAGAAAAAGCGATTGATTATTATCAAGAAGGAATGAAGTTATCAAAATATTGTAATGATAAGTTATCCAAAGTGGAAAAACAAATGGAGCAAGTTTTGAATGATCATGGAGAGTTAAAGCCTTTTTCAGTTGAAAAGGAAGAAGAAGCATGA
- a CDS encoding DUF2627 domain-containing protein, with translation MIRFIALIILVIPGIIATLGIKLMRDTLFAILHPIFFHLVIQFIFGLLFFLGGLAFIGGFILHRDRKRNLTKGRFRNNP, from the coding sequence ATGATTAGATTCATCGCACTTATTATATTGGTCATACCAGGGATCATCGCAACACTCGGAATCAAGCTTATGCGAGATACATTATTCGCAATTCTCCATCCAATCTTTTTCCATTTAGTCATACAATTCATATTTGGACTACTATTTTTCTTAGGTGGCTTAGCCTTTATAGGTGGCTTTATTTTACATAGGGACCGGAAACGAAATTTAACTAAAGGACGCTTCCGTAACAACCCATAA
- the spo0A gene encoding sporulation transcription factor Spo0A: protein MEKIKVCLADDNRELVQLLVDYFEDQPEIDVVGTAHNGRDCLSLIEDVKPDVLILDIIMPHVDGLAVLSSMKDLEVSTLPKVIMLTAFGQEEVTKKAVDLGASYFILKPFDMERLKEQVMNVHGLPMVHKQSEGVKAAKSKGRKIDLDASITNIIHEIGVPAHIKGYMYLREAISMVYNDIELLGSITKVLYPDIAKKFNTTASRVERAIRHAIEVAWNRGNVDSISSLFGYTVNMSKAKPTNSEFIAMVADRLCLEHRVS from the coding sequence GTGGAAAAGATTAAAGTTTGTTTAGCTGATGACAACCGAGAACTCGTTCAGCTATTAGTGGATTATTTTGAAGACCAGCCCGAAATTGATGTAGTGGGGACGGCGCATAACGGAAGGGACTGTTTATCACTAATAGAGGATGTTAAACCTGACGTTCTTATTTTAGACATTATTATGCCTCATGTGGACGGATTAGCAGTACTAAGCAGTATGAAAGACCTTGAGGTAAGCACATTGCCTAAGGTAATTATGTTAACAGCATTTGGTCAAGAAGAGGTGACGAAGAAGGCAGTAGATCTAGGTGCTTCTTATTTCATTTTAAAGCCATTTGATATGGAGCGGTTGAAAGAACAAGTTATGAACGTGCACGGACTTCCTATGGTACATAAACAAAGTGAAGGAGTAAAAGCGGCAAAAAGTAAAGGCAGAAAAATTGATTTGGATGCCAGTATTACAAATATTATTCACGAGATCGGTGTACCAGCACATATTAAAGGGTATATGTACTTAAGGGAAGCGATTTCCATGGTGTACAATGATATTGAATTATTAGGTTCTATTACAAAAGTACTATATCCTGATATTGCGAAAAAGTTTAACACAACGGCATCCCGGGTGGAACGTGCTATTCGTCATGCTATTGAAGTAGCTTGGAATAGAGGAAATGTTGATTCAATCTCGTCTCTGTTTGGTTATACGGTAAATATGTCAAAAGCTAAGCCAACAAATAGTGAATTTATTGCAATGGTTGCAGATCGTTTATGTTTAGAACATCGTGTAAGTTAA
- a CDS encoding polyprenyl synthetase family protein: MILSSYIRDKQKWINDELTKAVQQLQIPERLKQSMAYSIDAGGKRVRPILMVATFEAFQKDDTQKLIHPAVALEMIHTYSLIHDDLPAMDDDDYRRGKLTNHKQFDEATAVLAGDGLLTAAFQVISSSSHLIAEEKVYVMGELSKAAGPEGMVAGQMLDLQAEKQKLTIEELETIHKLKTGELIRFAIKTGAYLAGATPPQIEAVDRYGKCLGLLFQIQDDILDVIGDKNLTGKPIGSDEEKEKSTYPKLLGLEEAIQKKEAYMREAIQALSIANIENTILKDIVEYIGNRNH, encoded by the coding sequence ATGATCCTATCTAGTTATATCCGTGACAAGCAAAAGTGGATTAATGACGAACTAACGAAAGCAGTTCAACAATTGCAAATTCCTGAGCGATTAAAACAATCGATGGCCTACTCCATTGATGCGGGTGGAAAACGGGTACGGCCTATTTTGATGGTCGCTACGTTCGAAGCTTTTCAAAAGGATGACACGCAAAAGCTAATTCATCCTGCGGTTGCACTAGAAATGATTCATACATATTCGTTAATTCATGATGATTTACCTGCGATGGATGACGACGATTATCGTCGGGGAAAACTGACAAATCATAAACAGTTTGATGAAGCGACAGCGGTCTTAGCAGGGGATGGCTTACTGACAGCTGCTTTTCAAGTGATTAGCTCTTCAAGTCATCTCATTGCAGAGGAAAAAGTGTATGTAATGGGTGAACTATCCAAGGCAGCCGGTCCAGAAGGAATGGTTGCGGGCCAAATGCTTGATTTACAAGCGGAAAAGCAAAAGTTAACAATAGAAGAGCTAGAAACAATACATAAATTAAAAACCGGTGAACTCATTCGTTTTGCAATTAAGACTGGTGCTTATCTAGCTGGTGCTACTCCACCTCAAATCGAAGCGGTGGATCGATATGGTAAATGTTTAGGATTACTATTCCAAATACAAGATGACATTCTTGATGTAATTGGGGATAAAAATTTAACTGGCAAACCAATCGGTAGCGATGAAGAGAAGGAAAAAAGTACATATCCAAAGCTACTCGGCCTGGAAGAAGCGATTCAGAAAAAAGAAGCTTACATGAGGGAAGCAATACAAGCATTATCGATTGCAAACATTGAAAATACAATCCTGAAGGATATTGTTGAGTATATTGGAAACCGTAACCACTAG
- the recN gene encoding DNA repair protein RecN yields the protein MLAELSIKNFAIIDNIKIEFKDGLTVLTGETGAGKSIIIDAIQLLTGGRGSVDFVRHGSEKAEIEGLFFLERNRVVVDKAIEFGIDLDGEDTVILHRTITSAGKSICRINGKLVTLAILKEIGQLLIDIHSQHETQSLMDTDLHLSLLDHYASHQLKDLKREYREMFTEYKRLRKRYIELSENEQEVAHRLDLLKFQHNELQQANLQPNEDTELDEERHQLMNYEKIYQSVSDAYESLYGEQKGLEWLSQALTSLQNVSEFDQRLESRSEELSNHYYLIEEMAFELRNQLDEMEFDPERLNEIEARLNEINHLKRKYGHSVEQILQYYEEVEEEIEQLENKDVHLAQLEKQLKEMSKDILQKAEQLHEVRKLAAETLRSAIKTELKDLYLEKADFAVSFMTQPGQPLDPERDGERVKLTEDGFDYIEFLISPNPGEPLKGIGKIASGGELSRFMLAIKNIFARHQGITSVIFDEVDTGVSGRVAQAIAEKIYVVSEGSQVLCISHLPQVAAMADTHLLIEKTTTHDRTVTTVSELTEDAKVEEISRMITGAELTETTKDHAKELINLAQKHKVS from the coding sequence GTGTTAGCTGAATTATCCATTAAGAATTTCGCAATCATTGACAACATAAAAATTGAATTTAAAGACGGCCTTACTGTACTTACAGGAGAGACTGGTGCTGGGAAATCAATCATTATAGATGCTATTCAACTGCTTACTGGTGGAAGGGGATCTGTTGATTTTGTACGTCACGGGTCTGAAAAAGCAGAAATTGAAGGATTGTTCTTTTTGGAAAGAAACCGTGTCGTAGTAGATAAGGCAATCGAATTTGGGATTGATTTAGACGGAGAAGATACAGTTATCTTACATCGTACAATTACATCAGCAGGAAAAAGCATATGCCGTATTAATGGAAAATTAGTAACACTAGCCATCCTTAAGGAAATTGGACAGTTACTTATTGACATACATAGTCAGCACGAAACACAATCCTTAATGGATACGGATTTACACTTATCATTATTAGACCACTATGCCTCTCATCAACTTAAAGATTTAAAGCGGGAGTATCGTGAAATGTTCACTGAATACAAGCGCTTACGAAAGCGTTATATTGAATTAAGTGAAAATGAGCAGGAAGTTGCCCACCGATTAGATTTATTAAAATTTCAGCACAATGAATTACAACAGGCCAATCTACAACCAAATGAAGATACAGAGTTAGATGAGGAACGCCATCAATTGATGAATTATGAAAAGATTTATCAAAGCGTAAGTGATGCATATGAATCCCTTTATGGTGAACAAAAAGGGTTAGAATGGCTTTCTCAAGCGTTAACCTCTCTTCAAAATGTTTCCGAGTTCGACCAACGATTGGAAAGTCGGTCAGAGGAATTATCCAATCATTATTATTTAATTGAAGAAATGGCCTTTGAATTACGAAACCAGTTGGATGAGATGGAGTTTGACCCAGAACGATTAAATGAAATTGAAGCACGGCTAAACGAAATTAATCATTTGAAGCGGAAGTATGGGCATAGTGTTGAACAAATATTACAATATTATGAAGAAGTTGAAGAGGAAATTGAACAGCTCGAAAATAAAGACGTACATTTAGCACAGTTGGAAAAACAGCTGAAAGAAATGTCGAAAGACATTTTGCAGAAGGCAGAACAACTGCATGAAGTGCGAAAATTGGCAGCCGAAACTTTACGAAGCGCCATAAAAACAGAGTTGAAAGATTTGTATTTAGAAAAAGCCGATTTTGCTGTTTCTTTTATGACACAGCCAGGGCAGCCACTGGACCCTGAAAGAGATGGGGAACGAGTAAAATTAACGGAGGACGGCTTCGATTATATTGAATTTTTAATTAGTCCAAACCCAGGCGAACCGTTAAAGGGAATTGGGAAAATTGCCTCTGGTGGAGAATTATCCCGTTTCATGTTAGCGATTAAAAATATTTTTGCACGACATCAAGGTATTACTAGCGTGATTTTTGATGAAGTGGATACAGGTGTCAGTGGGAGAGTCGCTCAAGCCATTGCTGAAAAAATTTATGTCGTATCTGAAGGATCGCAAGTACTTTGTATTTCTCATTTGCCACAAGTAGCGGCTATGGCGGATACACATTTGTTGATTGAAAAAACAACTACTCACGATCGCACTGTAACAACAGTATCTGAATTAACGGAAGATGCAAAGGTTGAAGAAATTAGCCGGATGATTACTGGTGCTGAGTTAACAGAAACAACAAAGGATCATGCAAAAGAACTTATAAATTTAGCTCAAAAGCATAAAGTATCATAA
- the spoIVB gene encoding SpoIVB peptidase produces the protein MKPRDLIRITVGLILLVSFLSIPFLTSVQKYISIPNEITLFEKESAYSVPTFANSKPKVKRDGEKSIEAFSNQIKPREAGQDQLFYEMAGLPIKKVNVNVLKDFKVIPGGQSIGVRLHTLGVLVVGHHLVQTEEGKKSPGEEAGIKVGDIILEINGEEIKEMEQVSSFMKDLDDSNKALKLKVKRNDKTFTRTLTPIYDVEEKKYQIGLYIRDSAAGIGTMTFYDPKSKKYGALGHVIADMDTRKPIEIYNGKIVRSNITSIDKGSNGTPGEKNAEFSIKDDSIGDITKNSPFGIFGKLNHDIKNNISDKPMPIALSHQVKEGPAKILTVVEGEKVEEFDVEIVSSVPQKHPATKGLIVKITDKKLLEKTGGIVQGMSGSPIIQDDKLVGAVTHVFVNDPTSGYGVHIEWMLNEAGIDIYEDGQKAS, from the coding sequence TTGAAACCAAGAGATCTGATCCGAATCACTGTCGGCTTGATCCTCCTTGTTTCATTCCTGTCAATTCCATTTCTCACTTCAGTTCAAAAATATATATCCATTCCTAATGAAATAACTCTTTTTGAGAAAGAGTCCGCTTACTCTGTGCCTACTTTCGCCAACAGTAAACCTAAGGTAAAACGTGATGGGGAAAAGTCCATTGAAGCCTTTTCAAATCAAATTAAACCGAGAGAAGCAGGACAAGATCAACTGTTTTACGAAATGGCAGGTTTACCGATTAAGAAAGTAAATGTAAACGTATTAAAAGATTTTAAAGTGATTCCAGGTGGACAATCCATTGGTGTACGCTTACACACGTTAGGCGTATTAGTAGTCGGACACCATCTTGTCCAAACAGAGGAAGGGAAGAAATCTCCTGGAGAAGAAGCGGGTATAAAAGTTGGGGACATTATTCTTGAAATTAATGGTGAGGAAATAAAGGAAATGGAACAAGTCTCTTCCTTCATGAAAGATTTAGATGATAGTAATAAGGCATTAAAATTAAAAGTAAAACGGAACGATAAAACATTTACAAGAACATTAACACCGATTTACGACGTAGAAGAGAAAAAATACCAAATTGGGCTATATATCCGTGATTCAGCTGCTGGTATCGGAACGATGACATTTTATGATCCGAAATCTAAAAAATATGGGGCGCTAGGTCATGTCATTGCCGATATGGATACGAGAAAGCCTATTGAAATTTATAACGGGAAAATCGTTCGATCTAACATTACGTCAATTGACAAAGGATCAAATGGTACTCCTGGGGAGAAGAATGCCGAATTCTCCATTAAAGATGATTCCATTGGGGATATCACAAAAAACAGTCCATTTGGCATTTTTGGGAAACTAAATCATGATATTAAAAACAATATATCTGATAAACCGATGCCAATTGCACTGTCTCATCAAGTGAAAGAGGGACCTGCAAAAATTTTAACAGTTGTGGAAGGGGAAAAAGTAGAGGAATTTGATGTAGAGATTGTAAGTTCTGTACCTCAAAAACACCCTGCAACTAAAGGGCTCATTGTCAAAATTACCGATAAAAAATTATTAGAAAAGACCGGTGGGATCGTTCAAGGAATGAGTGGTAGCCCAATTATTCAAGATGATAAGCTTGTGGGAGCAGTCACACACGTATTTGTGAACGACCCAACTTCTGGATATGGGGTTCATATTGAATGGATGTTAAATGAAGCGGGTATTGATATTTATGAGGACGGACAAAAGGCGAGTTAA